One region of Chryseobacterium sp. SORGH_AS_0447 genomic DNA includes:
- a CDS encoding 50S ribosomal protein L25/general stress protein Ctc, producing the protein MKSITIQGTKRESVGKKSTKALRDAELVPCVVYGGGAPLNFSATEKSFKGLVYTPEAHTVSIEVDGQTIPAVLQDIQFHPITDKILHADFYQLAEDKPVIMEVPVRITGRSKGVVAGGVLRQSFRKLKVKAIPANLPDEIVVDVTPLRIGNKLYVGGIKTEGYSFMHPDNAVVVAVKMSRNAMKGGAAAMDDEDEEEVAAEEGAAPAAEETTAAE; encoded by the coding sequence ATGAAATCTATTACAATTCAAGGTACAAAAAGAGAAAGCGTGGGCAAAAAGTCTACAAAAGCTTTACGTGATGCTGAATTAGTTCCTTGTGTTGTTTACGGAGGTGGAGCTCCTTTGAACTTCTCTGCTACAGAGAAATCTTTCAAAGGGTTGGTATACACTCCTGAAGCACACACGGTATCTATTGAGGTTGATGGTCAAACTATTCCGGCTGTTCTTCAGGATATTCAGTTTCACCCGATTACAGACAAAATCCTTCACGCGGATTTCTATCAGTTAGCGGAAGACAAGCCGGTAATTATGGAAGTTCCTGTAAGAATTACAGGTCGTTCTAAAGGTGTTGTAGCTGGTGGTGTTCTTCGTCAGTCTTTCAGAAAGCTGAAAGTAAAAGCTATCCCTGCAAACTTACCGGATGAGATCGTTGTTGACGTTACGCCGTTAAGAATCGGTAACAAACTTTATGTAGGAGGAATCAAGACGGAAGGATATTCTTTCATGCACCCGGACAACGCAGTAGTAGTTGCTGTTAAGATGTCTAGAAATGCAATGAAAGGAGGTGCAGCAGCAATGGACGATGAGGATGAAGAAGAAGTTGCAGCAGAAGAAGGAGCGGCTCCGGCAGCTGAAGAAACAACTGCAGCAGAATAA
- a CDS encoding aminotransferase class V-fold PLP-dependent enzyme, translating into MFDIQEIRSQFSILDQKVNGKPLVYLDNAATSQKPDSVLKVWEAYYKELNANVHRGIHTLSQLATEEMELSRRKIQKFINAKHDFEVIFTKGTTEGLNLISYILTQKLKKDDEIIISYLEHHSNIVPWQLLCERTGAKLKVIPMDENGILQLDVFDTLLNERTKIVSMNQVSNALGVINPVEEIIARTRKNTNAYIVIDGAQSVPHFTIDVQAMDCDFFVFSGHKMYAPMGTGILYGKQEILEDLPPFHGGGEMIATCSFEETTYAGLPFKYEAGTPNVGGNIALGAAVDFILKTGHENIRTHENALLEYAQRQLLELEGLKVYGEKAQRTGVVSFNLEGVGIASDVGMILDKLGVAVRTGHHCTQPIMSFFNIAGTVRASFAVYNTFNEIDILVEGVKKAQKMLS; encoded by the coding sequence ATGTTTGACATTCAGGAAATCAGAAGTCAGTTTTCTATATTAGATCAGAAGGTGAACGGTAAACCCTTGGTTTATCTGGACAATGCAGCGACCTCCCAGAAACCGGATTCGGTGCTGAAGGTTTGGGAAGCTTATTATAAAGAGCTTAATGCGAACGTACACCGGGGAATCCATACCTTAAGCCAGCTTGCAACGGAAGAAATGGAGCTCTCTAGAAGGAAAATTCAGAAGTTCATCAATGCAAAGCACGATTTTGAAGTCATCTTTACCAAAGGAACCACCGAAGGGCTGAACCTTATCTCGTATATTTTAACCCAGAAATTAAAAAAAGATGATGAGATCATCATCTCTTATCTGGAACACCATTCCAATATTGTTCCGTGGCAATTGCTTTGCGAAAGAACAGGAGCTAAATTGAAAGTCATCCCGATGGATGAAAACGGGATCCTTCAGCTGGACGTTTTCGATACTTTATTAAATGAAAGGACGAAGATTGTTTCCATGAACCAGGTTTCCAATGCATTAGGTGTAATCAATCCGGTGGAAGAAATTATTGCAAGAACCAGGAAGAATACCAATGCTTATATCGTAATCGACGGTGCGCAGTCGGTGCCGCATTTTACCATTGATGTGCAGGCAATGGACTGTGATTTCTTCGTATTCTCCGGCCACAAAATGTATGCGCCGATGGGAACGGGAATCCTGTATGGAAAACAGGAGATACTGGAAGACCTGCCGCCATTCCACGGAGGTGGGGAAATGATCGCTACCTGTTCTTTTGAAGAAACTACCTATGCCGGACTGCCGTTTAAATACGAAGCGGGAACCCCTAATGTCGGTGGAAATATTGCCTTGGGTGCCGCAGTGGATTTCATCCTGAAAACAGGACATGAAAACATCAGAACCCATGAAAATGCCTTGCTCGAATATGCGCAGAGGCAGCTTCTGGAGCTTGAAGGCTTAAAAGTATATGGCGAAAAGGCACAACGGACAGGCGTGGTTTCATTTAACCTGGAAGGGGTAGGTATCGCTTCGGATGTAGGAATGATCCTGGATAAGTTGGGAGTTGCGGTAAGAACAGGCCACCACTGTACACAGCCGATCATGAGCTTCTTTAATATTGCCGGAACGGTACGCGCAAGTTTTGCCGTTTATAATACCTTTAATGAAATTGATATCTTGGTAGAAGGAGTGAAAAAAGCGCAAAAGATGCTTAGCTGA
- a CDS encoding RNA polymerase sigma factor, with amino-acid sequence MKLLFGNKKDDLLNRLKRQEPAAQKIFYDQNVKKFLSISRSYITDLYQAEDCVIKAFCKIFKNMESFRNEGSFDGWARRIVVNECLNFIKSHKTVFYLDDINPSYLEEAYEDDPVFNFNAQELLDQLPDAYRMVFNLYVFEDYSHQEIAEALQISTAVSKTQLFRAKDKMRKIYFQQQKALQNENY; translated from the coding sequence ATGAAGCTTCTGTTTGGAAATAAAAAAGATGATTTGCTGAACCGCCTGAAAAGGCAGGAGCCGGCAGCGCAGAAAATTTTTTATGATCAGAATGTAAAAAAGTTCCTGAGCATCAGCAGAAGCTATATTACCGATCTGTACCAGGCAGAAGATTGCGTGATCAAAGCATTCTGCAAGATCTTTAAAAATATGGAAAGCTTCAGGAATGAAGGAAGCTTCGATGGATGGGCAAGAAGAATTGTCGTGAACGAGTGTCTCAATTTTATCAAAAGCCACAAAACGGTTTTTTATCTGGACGACATCAACCCGTCTTACCTTGAAGAAGCTTATGAAGATGATCCGGTTTTTAACTTTAACGCACAGGAACTGCTGGACCAGCTTCCGGATGCTTACCGGATGGTTTTCAACCTGTATGTGTTTGAAGACTATTCGCACCAGGAAATTGCCGAGGCTCTTCAGATTTCCACAGCCGTAAGCAAAACCCAGCTCTTCAGGGCAAAAGACAAGATGAGAAAAATTTATTTCCAACAACAAAAAGCACTGCAAAATGAAAATTATTAA
- a CDS encoding outer membrane beta-barrel protein has product MIKKFIMMGFLCLVLASVHAQKKPVLNLQPKEDIEVSPIVKEKVDEYAKKIDAIIQEEKNLMEAELFELKAKNLNKEEFDKRKAEVASRYAEQIDQRIEALGFDMDAVIQKQVRYSLLNSDITSNEELKQKLLKKFRPTKDLSPYVSYGIMNLTNDKPDNALDTHLRYAGNFEFGLKFNYQFGRTSPWGLISGIEFSWRTLIIGNNMFVNKDANSNVYLANYDKGLSKSKLRTGYIIVPLGLQYNFSKLKTAGMDVQYMDYSEGFRVGAHVYGGVKMSTNNIIKGEGISDRIRDNYQVSPFIYGGQFTVSYNDFSLFVKKDFGNLFRNGNFQNDKALIFGVALWW; this is encoded by the coding sequence ATGATCAAGAAATTTATCATGATGGGCTTCCTGTGCCTTGTGTTAGCATCGGTACATGCCCAGAAAAAACCGGTCCTGAATCTTCAGCCCAAAGAAGACATTGAGGTAAGTCCGATTGTAAAAGAAAAAGTGGATGAATACGCAAAAAAAATCGATGCGATCATCCAGGAAGAGAAAAATCTGATGGAAGCGGAATTGTTTGAGCTCAAAGCAAAAAACCTGAATAAAGAAGAATTCGATAAGCGGAAGGCGGAAGTTGCCAGCCGGTATGCGGAACAAATAGATCAGCGGATTGAAGCGTTGGGATTCGATATGGATGCCGTTATCCAGAAGCAGGTGCGCTATTCCCTCCTTAATTCCGATATCACTTCCAATGAAGAGTTGAAACAGAAGTTGTTGAAAAAATTTAGGCCGACAAAAGATCTCTCTCCTTATGTTTCTTACGGAATTATGAATCTTACAAACGATAAACCGGATAATGCCCTGGATACTCATTTACGGTATGCCGGAAACTTTGAATTCGGTTTAAAATTCAATTACCAGTTTGGCAGGACAAGTCCCTGGGGATTGATCTCCGGAATCGAGTTTTCCTGGAGAACACTGATCATCGGAAACAATATGTTTGTAAACAAAGATGCCAATTCCAACGTATACCTGGCAAATTACGATAAAGGATTAAGCAAAAGCAAGCTGAGAACAGGCTACATCATCGTTCCGCTGGGATTGCAGTATAACTTTTCCAAGCTGAAGACTGCCGGAATGGATGTTCAGTACATGGATTATTCCGAAGGATTCAGAGTAGGAGCCCACGTCTATGGAGGGGTAAAAATGTCGACCAACAATATCATCAAAGGGGAGGGAATCAGCGACAGAATCCGGGATAATTATCAGGTAAGCCCTTTCATTTACGGAGGACAGTTCACGGTTTCGTATAATGATTTCAGCTTATTTGTGAAGAAGGATTTCGGAAATTTATTTAGAAACGGCAACTTCCAAAATGATAAGGCACTCATTTTCGGAGTAGCACTCTGGTGGTAG
- the fumC gene encoding class II fumarate hydratase — MNYRIEKDTMGEVQVPADKFWGAQTERSRNNFKIGPEGSMPHEIIEAFAYLKKAAAFTNTDLGVLPAEKRDMIANVCDEILEGKLNDQFPLVIWQTGSGTQSNMNVNEVISNRSHVNNGGTLGEKAQVHPNDDVNKSQSSNDTYPTAMHIAAYKKVVEATLPAVEKLRDTLAQKSEAFKDIVKIGRTHLMDATPLTLGQEFSGYVAQLNYGIKALKNTLPHLSELALGGTAVGTGLNTPQGYDVKVAEYISEFTGLPFVTAENKFEALAAHDAIVESHGALKQLAVSLFKIAQDIRLLASGPRSGIGEIYIPENEPGSSIMPGKVNPTQNEAMTMVCAQVLGNDTTISFAGTQGNYELNVFKPVMAYNFLQSAQLIADACISFNDHCAEGIEPNQERIKELVDKSLMLVTALNTHIGYENAAKIAKTAHKNGTTLKEEAVKLGLLTAEQFDEWVKPEDMVGSLK, encoded by the coding sequence ATGAATTACAGAATAGAAAAAGACACCATGGGTGAAGTGCAGGTTCCTGCCGACAAATTTTGGGGTGCTCAGACCGAACGTTCCAGAAACAATTTCAAAATCGGTCCTGAAGGCTCGATGCCTCATGAAATCATTGAAGCTTTTGCTTATTTAAAAAAGGCCGCTGCTTTTACCAACACGGATCTGGGTGTCCTGCCTGCTGAAAAAAGAGACATGATTGCCAACGTCTGTGATGAGATCCTGGAAGGAAAACTGAATGATCAGTTCCCGCTCGTGATCTGGCAGACCGGCTCCGGAACCCAATCCAATATGAACGTTAACGAAGTAATTTCCAACCGGTCGCATGTAAACAACGGCGGTACACTGGGAGAAAAGGCACAAGTTCATCCGAATGATGATGTTAATAAATCACAGTCTTCCAATGATACTTATCCTACCGCGATGCACATTGCCGCTTATAAAAAAGTAGTAGAAGCAACGCTTCCTGCCGTTGAAAAATTACGCGATACACTGGCTCAGAAATCAGAAGCTTTTAAAGATATCGTTAAAATAGGAAGAACGCATTTGATGGATGCCACTCCACTGACTTTAGGACAGGAATTTTCCGGATATGTAGCCCAGTTGAACTATGGGATTAAGGCGTTAAAGAATACCTTACCTCATCTTTCCGAGCTGGCATTGGGCGGAACGGCAGTAGGAACGGGCTTAAATACACCGCAGGGCTACGACGTAAAGGTAGCGGAGTACATTTCAGAGTTTACCGGGCTTCCTTTTGTAACGGCAGAAAATAAATTTGAAGCACTGGCTGCCCATGACGCCATCGTGGAATCTCATGGAGCTTTAAAACAGCTGGCGGTTTCCCTGTTCAAGATTGCTCAGGATATCCGTTTGCTGGCTTCGGGACCGCGTTCAGGGATTGGGGAAATTTATATTCCGGAGAACGAGCCGGGGTCTTCCATCATGCCTGGAAAAGTAAATCCTACCCAGAATGAAGCGATGACGATGGTATGCGCTCAGGTACTAGGAAACGACACAACGATTTCATTTGCCGGAACCCAGGGAAATTATGAGCTGAATGTTTTCAAACCGGTTATGGCCTACAATTTCCTGCAGTCGGCTCAGCTGATCGCGGATGCTTGCATCTCATTCAACGACCATTGCGCCGAAGGGATTGAGCCGAATCAGGAAAGGATTAAAGAACTGGTCGACAAATCGCTGATGCTGGTTACTGCCCTTAACACCCATATTGGATATGAAAATGCAGCCAAAATTGCAAAAACCGCCCACAAGAACGGAACTACGTTAAAAGAAGAAGCTGTAAAACTCGGTCTTTTAACCGCCGAACAGTTCGACGAATGGGTGAAGCCTGAAGATATGGTGGGAAGCCTGAAATAA
- a CDS encoding fumarate hydratase, giving the protein MEFRYQDPYPIQKDDTVYKKLTSAYVKVEQLGDREILTIDPKGLELLAEEAMADVSFMLRSSHLESLKRIIDDPEATDNDRFVAYNLLQNAAVAAEGALPSCQDTGTAIVMGKKGENVYTGVDDGEYLSKGIYNTYQKRNLRYSQVVPLTMFDEKNSGSNLPAQIDIYAKKGDYYEFLFLTKGGGSANKTFLYQKTKSLLNEKSLEEFIKEKISDLGTAACPPYHLALVIGGTSAEANLAAVKKASAKYYDNLPTEGNEAGQAFRDLEWEAKVQKICQESAIGAQFGGKYLTHDVRVIRLPRHAASCPVGMGVSCSADRNIKGKITRDGIFLEQLEVDPKRFLPATPPHLEEAVEIDLNKPMPEILAELSKYPIKTRLKLNGTLIVARDIAHAKIKEILDSGQPMPEYFKNHPIYYAGPAKTPEGMASGSFGPTTAGRMDVYVDEFQSHGGSMIMLAKGNRSKDVTNACGKYGGFYLGSIGGPAAILAKDNILSVEVVDFPELGMEAVRKIEVKDFPAFIITDDKGNDFFADLAH; this is encoded by the coding sequence ATGGAATTTAGATATCAGGATCCGTATCCGATTCAGAAAGATGATACGGTGTACAAGAAACTTACCTCAGCGTATGTAAAAGTGGAGCAGCTGGGAGACCGCGAGATTTTAACCATTGATCCGAAAGGGCTGGAATTACTGGCGGAAGAGGCTATGGCAGACGTTTCCTTCATGCTCCGTTCTTCACACCTGGAAAGCCTGAAAAGAATTATTGATGATCCTGAAGCAACGGATAACGACCGTTTTGTCGCCTACAACCTGTTACAGAACGCTGCGGTGGCGGCAGAAGGAGCTTTACCTTCCTGCCAGGATACCGGAACAGCCATTGTGATGGGAAAAAAGGGGGAGAATGTGTACACCGGAGTGGATGACGGAGAATATCTGAGCAAAGGAATCTACAATACGTATCAGAAAAGAAATTTAAGATATTCACAGGTGGTGCCTTTAACGATGTTCGATGAAAAGAATTCCGGTTCCAATCTTCCGGCGCAGATCGACATCTATGCAAAAAAAGGGGATTATTACGAATTCCTGTTCTTGACGAAAGGAGGCGGTTCGGCCAACAAGACGTTCCTGTATCAGAAGACGAAATCCTTATTGAACGAAAAATCCCTGGAAGAATTCATCAAAGAAAAAATTTCAGATCTGGGAACTGCGGCCTGCCCGCCTTACCACCTGGCTTTGGTGATCGGGGGGACTTCTGCTGAGGCCAACCTGGCTGCCGTGAAAAAAGCATCCGCGAAATATTATGATAACCTTCCGACGGAAGGAAATGAAGCAGGACAGGCTTTCAGAGACCTGGAATGGGAGGCAAAAGTGCAGAAGATCTGCCAGGAAAGTGCTATCGGGGCACAATTCGGAGGGAAATACCTGACGCACGACGTGAGGGTTATCAGGCTTCCGCGCCATGCCGCTTCATGTCCGGTTGGAATGGGTGTTTCCTGTTCAGCGGACCGGAACATCAAAGGAAAAATTACCCGAGACGGTATTTTCCTGGAGCAGCTGGAAGTAGATCCGAAAAGATTTTTACCGGCAACGCCGCCACACCTCGAAGAAGCTGTTGAGATCGATCTGAACAAACCGATGCCGGAAATTTTAGCCGAACTTTCAAAATACCCGATCAAAACAAGATTAAAATTAAATGGAACGCTGATCGTAGCAAGAGATATTGCCCACGCAAAGATCAAGGAGATCCTCGACAGCGGACAGCCGATGCCGGAATATTTCAAAAACCACCCGATCTATTATGCAGGGCCGGCAAAAACACCGGAAGGAATGGCTTCAGGAAGCTTTGGTCCTACTACCGCAGGAAGAATGGATGTGTATGTAGACGAATTCCAAAGCCACGGCGGAAGCATGATCATGCTGGCTAAAGGGAACAGAAGCAAGGACGTTACCAATGCCTGTGGAAAATATGGAGGTTTTTATCTAGGATCCATCGGAGGGCCGGCTGCGATCTTAGCGAAAGACAATATCCTTTCCGTTGAGGTGGTAGATTTCCCTGAATTGGGGATGGAAGCGGTACGGAAGATCGAAGTGAAAGATTTCCCGGCGTTCATTATTACCGATGATAAAGGGAATGATTTCTTTGCAGATCTCGCTCACTAA
- a CDS encoding serine hydrolase → MKKTFLALLLSIALINLSFAQLTQKIDSIIQTGFKDPNAPGGAFLVSRKGNIIYEKAFGKANLELNVDMTTDNVFQIGSMTKQFTAVSILILEAQGKLKVSDPVSKYIPDYPSGNSITIHHLLTHTSGIKDFTKMKALPEIAQKEMSPKMMVDFFKNEPVDFQPGEKFDYNNSGYILLGYLIELVSGEKYEDFIKKNIFDKAAMHHSFYASDRKIIKNRAYGYHEKSDGFVNKTVISFSVPFASGSLMSTVEDMLKWQKAINSNLILDAAHTRKAFTKYKLNSGKEFSYGYGWHLKDINGVPDREHGGSVFGFKSMAVYIPEKDIYVVGFSNCDCHSPTQIIKDMAGLVVKNTQ, encoded by the coding sequence ATGAAAAAAACATTTCTCGCTTTACTGCTAAGCATTGCTCTTATTAATTTATCATTTGCTCAGCTTACTCAAAAGATTGACAGCATTATACAAACCGGATTTAAGGATCCAAATGCTCCTGGCGGAGCCTTTCTGGTTTCAAGAAAAGGTAATATTATTTATGAAAAAGCTTTTGGAAAAGCCAATCTTGAATTGAATGTCGACATGACTACCGATAATGTTTTTCAGATCGGTTCCATGACCAAGCAGTTTACGGCAGTTTCAATTCTCATTCTGGAAGCACAGGGAAAGCTGAAGGTAAGTGATCCTGTTTCCAAATATATTCCGGATTATCCCTCGGGGAACTCTATTACAATTCATCATCTTTTAACGCATACTTCGGGTATTAAGGATTTCACCAAAATGAAAGCCCTTCCGGAAATTGCCCAGAAAGAAATGTCTCCAAAAATGATGGTGGACTTTTTTAAAAATGAGCCGGTAGATTTTCAACCCGGGGAGAAATTCGACTATAATAATTCCGGTTATATATTGCTGGGATACCTGATCGAACTGGTTTCCGGTGAAAAATATGAAGATTTCATTAAGAAAAACATCTTTGACAAAGCAGCAATGCACCATTCTTTTTATGCGAGTGACCGGAAAATTATTAAGAACAGGGCCTATGGCTATCATGAAAAAAGCGATGGCTTTGTCAATAAAACAGTCATTAGCTTCAGTGTTCCGTTTGCGTCCGGTTCGCTGATGTCTACCGTGGAAGATATGCTGAAGTGGCAGAAAGCCATCAACAGCAATCTTATCCTGGATGCGGCCCATACCCGAAAAGCATTTACAAAATATAAGCTCAACAGCGGTAAGGAATTTTCCTACGGCTACGGATGGCATCTGAAAGACATTAATGGAGTACCCGACAGGGAGCACGGAGGAAGTGTTTTCGGATTCAAATCTATGGCGGTCTATATCCCGGAAAAAGACATCTATGTTGTAGGATTCAGCAATTGCGACTGCCATTCCCCAACCCAGATCATAAAAGATATGGCAGGGCTTGTCGTAAAGAACACGCAATAA
- a CDS encoding AraC family transcriptional regulator, which yields MKNLSAKGLLFSSETIKIFLKEELYSGMFSKVDMTEGSKSFNLLFFLSENIYLNAEDCGKKFLFKKNQYILHYSSKESTAELWSENDKALKYLQIQINYDYISNLINPESNKENADILENMTGNNYIFLYKHTPPFMTVEMHMILKEIISYSKKGVLQKLFVEAKIIKLLLLIFEQFSERNTMEETPQTPSLIKKFVDENYHRNIKVEEIGRLIGINQNKIRKEFKAQYHITVSNYMAELRMLKAKKLIVDKEMMIKEIAIECGYEYVQNFTRAFKKKFGVSPEKLRTE from the coding sequence ATGAAGAATCTTTCTGCTAAAGGACTATTATTCAGTTCCGAAACCATTAAAATTTTTCTGAAGGAAGAATTGTATTCGGGTATGTTTTCTAAAGTCGATATGACAGAAGGCAGCAAGAGCTTCAACCTCCTGTTTTTTCTCAGTGAAAATATTTATCTTAATGCTGAAGACTGCGGAAAAAAATTTTTATTTAAAAAAAACCAGTATATCCTGCACTATTCATCTAAAGAAAGTACAGCAGAATTATGGTCAGAAAATGATAAAGCTTTGAAATATCTTCAGATTCAGATCAACTACGATTATATTTCAAATCTCATCAATCCGGAATCCAACAAAGAAAATGCAGACATCCTGGAAAATATGACCGGAAATAATTATATCTTCCTGTATAAACATACCCCACCCTTCATGACGGTTGAAATGCACATGATCTTAAAGGAGATCATCAGCTACTCCAAAAAAGGAGTTTTGCAGAAATTATTTGTCGAGGCTAAAATTATCAAACTGCTGCTGCTGATCTTCGAACAGTTCAGCGAAAGAAATACAATGGAAGAAACTCCCCAAACTCCTTCGTTGATTAAAAAGTTTGTCGATGAAAATTACCATAGAAATATAAAAGTCGAAGAGATCGGGAGGCTGATCGGCATCAACCAGAACAAGATCCGGAAAGAATTTAAAGCGCAATACCATATTACCGTCAGCAATTACATGGCAGAACTGAGAATGCTGAAAGCTAAAAAGCTGATTGTTGATAAAGAAATGATGATCAAAGAAATCGCCATAGAATGCGGGTATGAATATGTTCAGAACTTTACCCGGGCTTTCAAGAAAAAATTCGGCGTTTCACCGGAAAAGCTCAGGACGGAGTAG
- a CDS encoding IS1595 family transposase, with protein MFTEKFNSVFEMMQVFSTEQTCIEYLEDLKWSGIVVSPYDASSKVYKCKNNQYKCKNSGKRFNVKTGSMFENTNISLQKWFLAIWLLTINKKGISSIQLSKDIGVTQKTAWFMSHRIRACFGIENGSELDGIVECDETFVGGKNKNRHKDKKVAQSQGRSFKDKDVVAGVLQRGTSEIVERPHKVIPNKTVKEKVVYSTSKINAYVVDNTRRKTIQPYIYKYVKIETQTIISDEWWAYKGLEKHYNHNVIDHSKKEYVSLYDNNIHTNNIEGSWRIFKNSVNGIYNHVSKKHLQKYVDEFVYRFNLRSTLDREKFRYLLNNSNVRTSYKALIAK; from the coding sequence ATGTTTACCGAAAAGTTTAACTCAGTATTTGAAATGATGCAGGTTTTCTCAACGGAGCAAACTTGTATTGAGTATTTAGAAGACTTGAAATGGAGTGGTATTGTTGTTAGTCCCTACGATGCTAGTTCCAAAGTTTATAAATGTAAAAACAATCAATATAAGTGCAAGAATTCAGGTAAACGGTTTAATGTAAAAACCGGATCTATGTTTGAAAATACAAACATAAGTCTGCAAAAATGGTTTTTAGCAATCTGGCTTTTAACAATTAATAAAAAAGGGATTAGTTCTATACAGTTATCAAAAGATATAGGCGTTACACAAAAGACTGCTTGGTTTATGTCTCATAGAATTAGAGCATGTTTCGGTATTGAAAATGGTAGCGAGTTAGATGGCATTGTTGAATGTGATGAGACTTTTGTTGGAGGTAAGAACAAAAATCGCCACAAAGACAAAAAAGTAGCGCAATCACAAGGTAGATCTTTTAAAGATAAAGATGTAGTTGCAGGAGTATTACAAAGGGGCACAAGTGAGATAGTTGAAAGACCACATAAAGTAATTCCTAACAAAACTGTAAAAGAAAAGGTAGTTTATAGTACCAGTAAGATTAATGCATATGTAGTAGATAATACAAGGAGAAAAACGATTCAACCGTATATCTATAAATATGTAAAAATCGAAACTCAAACAATAATAAGTGATGAGTGGTGGGCTTATAAAGGATTAGAAAAGCATTATAACCATAATGTTATAGACCATTCTAAGAAAGAATATGTAAGCTTATATGACAACAATATACATACAAATAATATTGAAGGGAGTTGGAGAATATTTAAAAACTCCGTAAATGGAATATATAATCATGTTTCTAAAAAACACCTTCAAAAATATGTTGATGAATTTGTCTACAGATTTAATCTTAGAAGCACTTTAGATAGAGAAAAATTTAGATATTTGTTAAATAATTCAAATGTCAGAACTAGTTACAAAGCTTTAATAGCAAAATAA
- a CDS encoding T9SS type A sorting domain-containing protein, with protein sequence MIYTTVRGADGKIWLQQNLGSTKIATSLTDSEAYGDLFQWGRWDDGHQLRNSSLSSSAPSPNNPSGLNGGNAAFYSAGYNSSSNFWSGGTTSDTWSAANSTAVTTTNGADPCKAIGSDWRLPTINEINTILTAENITEFNSALSSHLKLIPAGMKDYNGIFSPGTRLYLWSSSSSPNTGSGQHLYVSQYSALSNSIGRDAGLSVRCIKATTTSLATVDIKNKVIGVYPNPTNGIVTIKTDTPIETVAVTNLGGQRLKANYFNNQINLQELPNGVYIVEFTMKNGQKILRKVIKN encoded by the coding sequence GTGATTTACACTACAGTAAGAGGAGCGGATGGTAAGATCTGGTTACAGCAAAATCTTGGAAGTACAAAAATTGCAACTTCACTTACAGATTCTGAAGCTTATGGAGACTTATTTCAATGGGGAAGATGGGATGATGGTCATCAGTTGAGAAATTCCTCACTCTCCTCATCAGCCCCTTCTCCGAATAATCCTTCAGGCCTGAATGGTGGGAATGCAGCCTTCTATTCTGCAGGATACAATTCTTCATCAAATTTTTGGTCCGGAGGGACAACCTCTGATACATGGTCGGCTGCAAATTCTACTGCAGTGACGACAACCAATGGCGCCGATCCATGTAAAGCAATTGGCTCAGACTGGAGGCTTCCTACCATAAATGAAATTAACACCATACTGACTGCAGAAAATATTACTGAATTTAATTCTGCACTTTCAAGCCATCTAAAGCTGATTCCCGCAGGAATGAAAGACTACAACGGAATCTTCTCTCCGGGAACAAGGCTTTATCTTTGGTCTTCGTCATCTTCACCTAATACGGGATCGGGACAACATCTGTATGTAAGTCAATACTCTGCATTATCAAATAGCATAGGTAGGGATGCTGGGTTGTCTGTAAGATGTATTAAAGCCACAACAACAAGTTTGGCAACTGTTGATATTAAAAATAAGGTAATTGGAGTTTATCCGAATCCTACAAACGGAATTGTAACTATTAAAACAGATACACCTATTGAAACTGTGGCTGTGACTAATCTCGGTGGCCAGAGATTGAAAGCTAATTATTTCAACAATCAGATTAATTTACAAGAATTGCCAAATGGAGTTTATATTGTGGAATTCACCATGAAAAATGGACAAAAAATTCTACGAAAGGTTATTAAAAATTAA